From the genome of Scytonema hofmannii PCC 7110, one region includes:
- a CDS encoding ABC transporter permease, translating to MSRSKALQYYIIARLLLAPLMLWTVTTVVFLLLRSTPGDVADAILGGRAPESAKEELRKQLGLDLPIWLQYFNYMGQLLRFDLGSSLTSRGQSVWEVIWQYFPATVELAVCSMAIALVVGIGVGTLSASHPGTALDAGGRLFGIITYSLPMFWAGMVLQLIFAVQLGWFPFGTRFPSTLLTPRAITGLYTIDSLLTGNLSQFFAALHYLALPSITLGVLLSGIFERIVRVNLKQTLQADYVEAARARGIPENKILVSHALKNALIPVITVLGLTFASLLGGAILTEVTFSWPGLAGKLYEAIALRDYPTVQGILVFFAAIVVIASIAIDILNAYVDPRIRY from the coding sequence ATGTCTAGATCGAAAGCTTTACAATACTATATTATTGCCCGTCTGCTCCTAGCTCCACTTATGCTGTGGACAGTAACAACAGTTGTGTTTCTTTTACTAAGATCCACTCCGGGAGATGTAGCAGATGCTATTCTTGGCGGACGTGCGCCAGAAAGTGCTAAAGAGGAATTACGCAAACAACTAGGTTTAGACCTTCCCATATGGCTACAGTACTTTAACTATATGGGGCAATTGCTGCGTTTTGATTTGGGGTCTTCCTTGACAAGTCGCGGACAATCTGTATGGGAGGTCATTTGGCAATATTTCCCAGCAACAGTAGAATTAGCAGTTTGCAGCATGGCAATTGCCCTGGTAGTTGGGATTGGAGTTGGTACTCTTTCAGCTTCTCATCCCGGAACGGCTTTAGATGCTGGGGGAAGATTGTTTGGTATTATCACTTACTCTCTACCCATGTTTTGGGCTGGGATGGTTCTGCAACTGATTTTTGCAGTGCAGTTGGGATGGTTTCCTTTTGGAACTCGTTTTCCTTCCACTTTGTTAACCCCAAGAGCTATCACTGGTTTGTATACTATCGATAGTCTATTAACTGGAAATCTCAGTCAATTTTTTGCGGCTTTACATTATCTTGCCCTTCCCAGTATTACTCTGGGGGTTCTGCTAAGTGGTATTTTTGAACGAATTGTGCGCGTGAATTTAAAGCAAACCTTACAAGCAGACTATGTGGAAGCAGCTAGGGCAAGAGGTATTCCTGAGAATAAAATTTTAGTTTCCCATGCCTTAAAAAATGCCCTCATTCCTGTGATTACAGTTTTGGGATTGACTTTTGCTTCTCTGTTAGGTGGGGCTATTTTGACTGAGGTGACATTTTCTTGGCCCGGATTGGCTGGTAAGCTATATGAAGCAATTGCCTTGCGTGATTATCCCACAGTACAGGGAATTCTTGTATTTTTTGCAGCAATTGTTGTCATTGCCAGCATAGCCATTGATATATTGAACGCTTATGTAGATCCACGAATTAGGTATTAA
- a CDS encoding ABC transporter substrate-binding protein: protein MKIPLSHSLLPTPHSLFSRQWSRIAKFVSLFCVCLLLVVSCAGGQQTTTSSGSVNTPSGDGRITVGTSLKPRTLDPGDAYEMASLGLIYNMSDRLYYYETGTTKITPQLATALPKVSQDGLTYKIPLRQGVVFHDDTPFNAQAMAFSIERFIKNGGKPSFLLSDVVDTVKATGEYELTIELKKPFAAFPSLLAFPGVCPLSPKAYELGTGKFKPNIFVGTGPYKLAQYGTDSLRFDLFDKYWGKNPVNKGINLQILTSPANLFNSFRTGAVDVAYLSLEPDQIRSLDDSAKKGDWQSIQNQGSVVSYLVLNRNQKPLERPEIRQAIASVIDRPVINERVLFNQAEPLYSMIPTTFDVSQPLFKDKYGDGNVEKAKQLITSAGFSKQNPLRVAIWYPSSSPTRSLAAEILKGYAEEKMDGLLQFEINTVEGATFFKSISKGLYPAALLDWYPDFMDADNYIQPFLECPKGSDTEGCKQGGSQTQGSFYYSEKVNKLIEQQRKEQNPEVRKKIIADIQTQVATDVPYVPLWQNKDYAFARKGVRGVELNPNQILVYETIKK from the coding sequence ATGAAAATCCCTCTTTCTCACTCCCTACTCCCTACTCCCCACTCCCTATTTTCAAGACAGTGGAGTCGAATCGCTAAATTTGTCTCTCTGTTTTGTGTATGTTTGCTTTTGGTTGTAAGTTGCGCTGGGGGTCAACAAACAACAACTTCATCTGGTTCTGTAAATACCCCTAGTGGAGATGGTCGCATTACTGTCGGTACTAGTCTAAAACCACGTACCCTCGACCCAGGTGATGCCTACGAAATGGCATCACTTGGGTTAATTTATAACATGAGCGATCGCCTCTACTATTACGAAACAGGAACTACCAAAATTACACCGCAGTTGGCGACTGCGTTACCTAAAGTCAGCCAAGATGGATTGACATATAAGATTCCCCTGCGTCAGGGAGTGGTGTTTCACGATGACACACCGTTTAACGCGCAAGCAATGGCGTTTAGTATAGAACGCTTCATTAAGAATGGAGGTAAACCTTCATTTTTACTATCTGATGTGGTAGATACGGTAAAAGCTACAGGCGAGTATGAGTTAACTATAGAGCTTAAAAAACCATTTGCGGCTTTTCCATCACTGCTAGCATTTCCAGGAGTGTGTCCTCTTTCACCAAAAGCTTATGAACTTGGTACGGGAAAATTTAAGCCAAATATATTTGTTGGTACTGGACCTTATAAATTAGCGCAGTATGGTACAGATTCCTTAAGATTTGATTTGTTTGATAAATATTGGGGAAAAAACCCAGTTAATAAAGGCATTAATTTACAAATTCTTACTAGTCCCGCTAACTTATTTAACTCCTTCCGGACTGGTGCAGTAGATGTTGCATATTTATCATTAGAACCAGATCAAATTCGGAGTTTAGATGATAGTGCTAAAAAAGGAGATTGGCAATCCATACAAAATCAAGGGAGTGTTGTAAGTTATTTGGTGTTAAATCGCAATCAAAAACCTTTAGAAAGACCAGAAATTAGACAAGCGATCGCATCAGTCATTGATCGTCCTGTTATTAACGAGCGAGTTTTGTTTAACCAAGCCGAACCGCTTTACAGTATGATCCCCACAACATTTGATGTTTCCCAACCATTGTTTAAAGATAAATACGGTGATGGTAATGTAGAGAAAGCAAAACAGTTGATAACATCTGCTGGTTTTTCCAAACAAAATCCCTTACGGGTAGCTATTTGGTATCCTTCTAGTTCTCCCACGAGGAGTTTAGCAGCAGAGATTCTAAAAGGTTATGCCGAAGAAAAAATGGATGGATTGCTGCAATTTGAAATCAATACTGTAGAAGGAGCCACCTTCTTTAAATCTATATCAAAAGGGCTGTATCCAGCAGCATTACTTGATTGGTATCCAGATTTCATGGACGCAGATAATTACATTCAACCTTTTCTAGAATGCCCTAAGGGGTCAGATACCGAGGGATGCAAACAAGGGGGAAGTCAGACTCAGGGATCGTTCTACTACAGTGAAAAGGTAAACAAACTTATCGAACAACAACGCAAAGAGCAAAATCCTGAAGTACGTAAGAAAATCATTGCAGACATACAAACACAGGTAGCAACTGATGTTCCCTACGTTCCATTATGGCAAAACAAAGACTATGCATTTGCCCGAAAAGGAGTCAGAGGAGTAGAACTCAACCCCAACCAAATTCTAGTTTACGAAACAATTAAGAAATAG
- the psbB gene encoding photosystem II chlorophyll-binding protein CP47 yields MGLPWYRVHTVVLNDPGRLISVHLMHTALVAGWAGSMALYELAIYDPSDPVLNPMWRQGMFVLPFMARLGVVGSWGGWNVIGAPSYDPGFWSFEGVAAAHIILSGLLFLAAVWHWVYWDLELFQDPRTGEPALDLPKMFGIHLFLSGLLCFGFGAFHLTGLFGPGMWVSDAYGLTGHVQQVAPEWGPDGFNPFNPGGIVAHHIAAGIVGVIAGLFHLTVRPPERLYKALRMGNIETVLSSSIAAVFFAAFVVAGTMWYGNAATPIELFGPTRYQWDQGYFRQEIDRRVQASLAQGASPAEAWSQIPEKLAFFDYVGNSPAKGGLFRTGPMVKGDGIAQSWQGHAVFKDAEGRELTVRRLPNFFETFPVILTDEDGIVRADIPFRRAESQNSFEQSGVTVSFYGGDLNGQTFDDPAEVKKWARKAQGGEIFEFDRETLNSDGVFRTSPRGWFTFGHAVFALLFFFGHIWHGSRTIYRDVFAGIDSDIEEQVEFGVFAKVGDLTTRKKEAT; encoded by the coding sequence ATGGGACTACCCTGGTACCGAGTACACACAGTCGTTCTGAACGATCCAGGGCGACTGATTTCTGTACACCTGATGCATACAGCTTTGGTGGCAGGCTGGGCAGGTTCAATGGCATTGTACGAATTAGCCATTTACGATCCCAGCGATCCAGTTCTTAACCCTATGTGGCGTCAAGGCATGTTCGTGCTGCCCTTCATGGCACGCTTGGGTGTAGTTGGCTCTTGGGGCGGTTGGAACGTTATTGGCGCTCCTAGTTACGACCCTGGGTTTTGGTCATTTGAAGGCGTCGCTGCTGCTCACATTATTCTTTCTGGTTTGCTATTCTTAGCTGCCGTTTGGCACTGGGTTTACTGGGATTTGGAATTATTCCAAGACCCCCGTACAGGTGAACCCGCTCTTGACTTGCCAAAAATGTTTGGCATTCACTTGTTCTTATCCGGTCTACTTTGCTTTGGTTTTGGTGCTTTTCACCTTACCGGGTTGTTTGGACCGGGAATGTGGGTTTCTGATGCCTACGGCTTGACTGGGCATGTCCAGCAAGTCGCGCCGGAGTGGGGACCCGACGGGTTTAACCCATTTAACCCTGGTGGTATAGTAGCTCACCACATTGCTGCTGGTATTGTCGGTGTTATTGCTGGTTTGTTCCACTTGACAGTTAGACCTCCTGAAAGGCTCTATAAAGCCCTGCGGATGGGTAACATTGAGACTGTACTTTCTAGCAGTATCGCTGCTGTATTCTTTGCTGCATTCGTTGTTGCTGGCACCATGTGGTACGGTAACGCTGCCACCCCAATCGAATTGTTTGGTCCTACCCGCTATCAGTGGGATCAGGGCTACTTCAGACAAGAAATCGATCGCCGGGTGCAAGCAAGCCTAGCTCAAGGTGCAAGCCCTGCTGAAGCTTGGTCCCAAATACCTGAAAAACTCGCGTTCTTCGATTATGTCGGTAATAGCCCTGCCAAAGGCGGTCTATTCCGTACAGGTCCAATGGTCAAGGGTGACGGTATTGCCCAGTCTTGGCAGGGTCATGCTGTATTTAAGGACGCTGAAGGTAGAGAGTTGACAGTACGTCGTCTCCCCAACTTCTTTGAAACCTTCCCCGTCATATTGACCGACGAAGATGGCATTGTTCGTGCTGACATTCCATTCCGTCGGGCAGAATCACAAAATAGTTTCGAGCAATCTGGCGTTACCGTTAGCTTCTACGGTGGTGATTTAAATGGTCAAACATTTGATGACCCAGCTGAAGTTAAGAAATGGGCGCGGAAGGCTCAAGGTGGAGAAATTTTTGAATTCGACAGAGAAACATTGAACTCTGACGGTGTATTCCGTACCAGCCCCAGAGGTTGGTTTACATTTGGACACGCTGTCTTTGCTCTGTTGTTCTTCTTTGGTCATATCTGGCACGGTTCTCGGACAATTTACCGAGATGTATTTGCTGGTATCGACTCAGACATCGAAGAGCAAGTCGAATTTGGTGTCTTCGCCAAAGTGGGTGACTTGACAACCCGTAAGAAGGAAGCAACTTAG
- a CDS encoding photosystem II reaction center protein T, producing MESVAYILILALAIGTLFFAIAFREPPRIENKEEK from the coding sequence ATGGAAAGCGTTGCTTACATTCTAATTTTGGCATTAGCTATAGGAACTCTCTTTTTTGCGATCGCTTTTCGCGAACCTCCTCGCATTGAAAACAAAGAAGAGAAGTAA
- a CDS encoding 30S ribosomal protein S1, which translates to MVNQKLTAPEIGFTHEDFAALLDKYDYHFSPGDVVPGTVFSIEPRGALIDIGAKTAAYIPIQEMSINRVDSPEEVLQSNETREFFILTDENEDGQLTLSIRRIEYMRAWERVRQLQAEDATVRSGVFATNRGGALVRIEGLRGFIPGSHISTRKPKEELVGEELPLKFLEVDEERNRLVLSHRRALVERKMNRLEVGEVVIGTVRGIKPYGAFIDIGGVSGLLHISEISHEHIDTPHSVFNVNDEVKVMIIDLDAERGRISLSTKQLEPEPGDMIKNRQLVYDKAEEMAAKYREQLLAKQQGQAAAAPAAVEEIAVVAEEIPAAIEEEIPAAIEE; encoded by the coding sequence ATGGTCAATCAGAAATTAACCGCTCCTGAAATTGGTTTTACGCATGAAGATTTCGCTGCTCTACTAGACAAGTATGATTATCATTTTAGTCCAGGTGATGTAGTACCTGGTACAGTATTCAGTATAGAGCCGCGCGGCGCTCTGATTGACATCGGTGCAAAAACGGCAGCATATATACCTATACAAGAAATGTCTATCAACCGGGTAGATAGCCCGGAAGAAGTATTACAGTCCAATGAAACGCGGGAATTTTTCATCCTTACCGATGAAAATGAAGACGGTCAATTAACACTTTCCATTCGCCGTATAGAGTATATGCGAGCGTGGGAACGAGTGCGGCAGTTACAAGCAGAAGATGCGACTGTCCGTTCCGGTGTTTTTGCCACCAATCGCGGAGGTGCGCTGGTTCGGATTGAGGGATTGCGTGGTTTCATTCCCGGCTCTCACATCAGCACTCGCAAACCGAAAGAAGAGTTGGTAGGCGAAGAATTGCCGTTAAAGTTCCTAGAGGTAGATGAAGAGCGCAATCGCCTTGTTCTCTCTCACCGTCGAGCGCTAGTTGAGCGTAAGATGAACCGTCTAGAAGTTGGTGAGGTAGTTATTGGTACTGTGCGCGGTATTAAACCTTACGGTGCATTTATTGATATTGGCGGTGTTAGCGGTCTACTGCACATCTCTGAAATCTCCCACGAACATATAGATACACCACACAGCGTGTTCAATGTCAATGATGAAGTGAAAGTCATGATCATTGACTTGGATGCAGAACGCGGTCGTATTTCACTATCTACCAAGCAGTTGGAACCAGAACCAGGTGACATGATCAAAAATCGTCAGTTGGTCTATGATAAAGCGGAAGAAATGGCTGCTAAGTATAGGGAACAATTGCTGGCGAAACAACAAGGTCAAGCTGCAGCAGCACCCGCAGCCGTTGAAGAAATTGCTGTTGTTGCTGAGGAAATACCAGCAGCAATTGAAGAGGAAATACCAGCAGCAATTGAAGAGTAA
- a CDS encoding transposase: MLPLTHEECIILLEQIRWRGQPQCPYCGSLKASRYKRTHRYHFKDIALR, from the coding sequence GTGCTACCTTTAACTCATGAAGAGTGTATTATACTATTGGAACAAATTCGCTGGAGGGGACAACCTCAGTGCCCTTATTGTGGCTCGTTGAAAGCAAGTCGGTATAAGAGAACGCACAGATATCATTTTAAAGACATTGCACTTAGATAA
- a CDS encoding (Fe-S)-binding protein, which yields MEVSEGFLDKKVGFDGNRPPEPKLIDSCVHCGFCLSTCPSYRVLGKEMDSPRGRIYLMDGINEGDIPLNAVTAEHFDSCLGCLACVTACPSGVQYDKLISATRHQVERNYQRSLPEQLFRRLIFSLFPYPNFLKVLLVPLFVYQKLGLQKLVRNVGLLKRVSPRLAAMESILPEITIKSFQNSLPSEIPAKGEKRYRVGMILGCVQRLFFSPVNEATVRVLTANGCEVVIPESQGCCAALPEHQGQTEQAKALARQMIDSFANTGVEFIIINAAGCGHTLKEYGHILADDLEYRDKAKEFVAKVRDVQEFLMSVGLTAKLSPLTDKPLTLVYQDACHLLHGQKISVQPRQLLRRIPGVKLREPLDAAICCGSAGVYNMLQPEVAEELGRQKARNLLSTGAELIASANPGCTLQIRKALQSQGKEIAIAHPIELLDYSIRGVRL from the coding sequence ATGGAAGTTTCGGAAGGTTTTTTGGATAAGAAGGTTGGGTTTGATGGGAATCGTCCTCCTGAACCGAAGTTGATTGATAGTTGTGTTCACTGTGGGTTTTGTCTTTCGACTTGTCCTAGTTATCGGGTGCTTGGGAAGGAGATGGATTCTCCACGGGGGCGGATCTATTTGATGGATGGGATTAATGAGGGTGATATTCCTTTGAATGCTGTGACGGCTGAGCATTTTGATAGTTGTTTGGGATGTCTTGCTTGTGTGACGGCTTGTCCTTCTGGAGTGCAGTATGACAAGTTGATTTCTGCGACTCGTCATCAGGTTGAGCGGAATTATCAGCGCAGTTTACCTGAGCAACTGTTTCGGAGGCTGATTTTTTCTTTGTTTCCTTATCCGAATTTTTTGAAGGTTTTGCTGGTTCCATTGTTTGTTTACCAGAAGCTCGGTTTGCAAAAACTAGTGCGGAATGTTGGATTGTTGAAACGGGTGTCTCCTCGTTTGGCTGCAATGGAGTCAATTCTGCCGGAGATTACTATAAAATCGTTTCAAAATAGTTTGCCAAGTGAGATTCCTGCTAAGGGTGAGAAACGCTACCGAGTGGGGATGATTTTGGGGTGCGTGCAAAGGTTGTTTTTCTCTCCAGTGAATGAGGCGACTGTACGAGTTTTGACGGCTAATGGTTGTGAGGTGGTTATTCCTGAAAGTCAGGGGTGTTGTGCGGCGCTTCCCGAACACCAGGGACAAACAGAACAGGCGAAAGCGTTAGCAAGGCAAATGATTGATAGTTTTGCGAATACTGGTGTGGAGTTCATTATTATTAATGCTGCGGGGTGCGGTCATACTTTGAAGGAGTACGGTCACATATTGGCTGATGATTTGGAGTATCGGGACAAAGCTAAGGAGTTTGTTGCGAAGGTTAGAGATGTTCAGGAGTTTTTGATGAGTGTTGGACTCACTGCAAAGTTGTCTCCTCTGACTGATAAACCTCTGACTCTGGTTTATCAAGATGCTTGTCATTTATTGCACGGTCAAAAGATTAGCGTCCAACCGCGTCAGTTGTTACGGCGAATTCCTGGGGTGAAGTTGCGCGAGCCGCTTGATGCTGCTATTTGTTGTGGTAGTGCAGGTGTTTACAATATGTTGCAGCCAGAGGTGGCTGAAGAATTGGGTAGACAAAAGGCACGGAATTTGCTAAGTACTGGTGCGGAGTTGATTGCTTCTGCAAATCCTGGTTGTACTTTGCAAATTCGTAAGGCGTTGCAATCTCAAGGTAAGGAGATCGCGATCGCGCACCCAATTGAGTTGTTGGATTATTCGATTCGGGGTGTGAGGCTTTAA
- a CDS encoding FAD-binding oxidoreductase: MNKPWESIPVERQKSILEAIASSRLPSCIVSPDTTEELAAVIAEAHSKKQRVLLCGSGSKLNWGGLAKGIDIVVSTERINQPIEHAVGDLTVTVEAGMKFSHLQKILANSKQFLAIDPTAPASATIGGIVATADTGSLRQRYGSVRDQILGITFVRADGKIAKAGGRVVKNVAGYDLMKLFTGSFGTLGAIAQVTFRLYPFLEASGTVVLVGDASAVSQAADTLRGSALTPTQSDLLSLQLVSGLGLGQGLGLIVRFQSIAESVKEQSNQLLEVGKQLGLRGMVYSGADEADLWLRLRELIDDFSHSPVMTCKIGVLPTSAVEVLTRSELGWIHVASGLGVLRFEGEKVDKVLEMRSLCERNGGFLTVLVASMRVKESLDVWGYGGNALELMRGIKEQFDSGYIFSPGRFVGGI; encoded by the coding sequence ATGAACAAACCTTGGGAAAGTATACCAGTCGAGAGGCAAAAATCTATCTTGGAGGCGATCGCATCCTCAAGGCTTCCCAGTTGTATCGTTTCTCCTGACACAACCGAAGAACTAGCAGCAGTCATTGCAGAAGCACACAGTAAGAAGCAGCGTGTATTGCTATGCGGTAGTGGTAGTAAACTCAACTGGGGTGGGTTAGCTAAGGGTATAGATATTGTCGTCAGTACGGAACGGATTAACCAACCAATCGAACACGCTGTTGGCGATCTGACTGTTACAGTGGAAGCAGGAATGAAATTTTCTCACCTGCAAAAAATTTTGGCAAACTCCAAACAATTTCTGGCGATCGATCCCACTGCACCAGCATCAGCAACAATTGGTGGTATTGTTGCGACTGCTGATACGGGTTCCTTGCGACAACGTTATGGCAGTGTGCGAGACCAAATACTGGGTATAACTTTTGTGCGGGCTGATGGTAAAATTGCTAAGGCTGGGGGGCGAGTGGTGAAAAATGTTGCCGGGTATGACTTGATGAAGTTGTTTACTGGCTCGTTTGGCACTTTGGGTGCGATCGCTCAAGTCACGTTTCGTTTGTATCCTTTTTTAGAAGCATCGGGTACAGTGGTGCTGGTTGGGGATGCATCGGCTGTATCTCAAGCCGCTGATACTTTGCGGGGATCTGCGCTCACACCAACTCAGTCGGATTTATTGTCGCTTCAATTGGTGTCTGGGTTGGGTTTGGGTCAAGGATTGGGCTTGATAGTTCGTTTTCAAAGTATTGCTGAGAGTGTGAAAGAACAGTCTAATCAACTTTTGGAAGTTGGGAAGCAACTGGGTTTGCGGGGGATGGTTTATTCGGGGGCTGATGAAGCGGATCTATGGTTGAGATTGCGAGAACTAATTGATGATTTTTCTCATTCGCCTGTAATGACTTGCAAAATAGGAGTATTACCTACTTCTGCTGTTGAGGTTTTGACGCGCTCGGAGTTGGGTTGGATTCATGTTGCGAGTGGTTTGGGGGTGTTGCGGTTTGAGGGTGAAAAGGTTGATAAGGTGTTGGAGATGAGGAGTCTGTGTGAAAGGAATGGCGGCTTTCTGACTGTTTTGGTGGCGTCGATGAGGGTGAAGGAAAGTTTGGATGTGTGGGGTTATGGCGGTAATGCTTTGGAGTTAATGCGTGGGATAAAAGAACAGTTTGATTCTGGGTATATTTTTAGTCCCGGTCGTTTTGTGGGTGGGATTTAA
- a CDS encoding FAD-dependent oxidoreductase has protein sequence MNTVDSSKPPHHVVIVGGGFGGLYAAKALGRADVKVTLIDKRNFHLFQPLLYQVATGSVSPADISSPLRSILSKSKNTKVLLGEVTDIDPQAQFVILGEEAIHYDSLILATGAKHSYFGKDQWEEFAPGLKTVEDAIEMRRRIFTAFEAAEKETDPEKRRAWLTFVIVGGGPTGVELAGAIAELAYHTMKEDFRNIDTNEAQVLLLEGMDRVLPPFATALSKEAEASLTKLGVAVHTKTLVTNINGDIITLKQGDEFQQIAAKTVLWAAGVKASPLGKLLTERTGAECDRAGRAIVEPDLSIKGFSNIFVIGDLAHFAHQNGKPLPGVAPVAMQEGQYVATLIKQRLKGKTLPQFSYTDMGSLAVIGQNAAVVDLGFAKFTGFVAWLFWLVVHIYFLIEFDNKLLVMIQWGWNYFTRKRGARLITGKEMQPDGNRYYGSANDRQLVSG, from the coding sequence ATGAACACTGTTGATAGTAGTAAGCCACCCCATCATGTCGTTATTGTCGGTGGAGGATTCGGGGGTCTATACGCCGCGAAAGCACTGGGACGCGCTGATGTAAAAGTTACTCTAATTGATAAACGCAATTTTCACCTATTCCAACCACTGTTATACCAAGTTGCTACTGGTAGTGTCTCCCCTGCAGATATTTCCTCACCACTACGTTCTATTTTAAGTAAGAGCAAGAATACGAAAGTGCTGCTTGGAGAAGTGACTGATATCGATCCCCAAGCACAATTCGTTATTTTGGGCGAAGAAGCAATACACTATGATTCCCTCATCCTTGCTACAGGCGCAAAACATTCCTACTTCGGGAAAGATCAGTGGGAAGAATTTGCACCAGGTTTAAAAACAGTGGAAGATGCTATAGAAATGCGCCGTCGTATTTTCACGGCGTTTGAAGCGGCTGAAAAGGAAACTGACCCCGAAAAACGCCGTGCTTGGCTAACTTTTGTTATTGTTGGTGGTGGTCCTACAGGTGTAGAACTAGCAGGTGCGATCGCAGAACTGGCTTATCACACAATGAAAGAGGATTTCCGCAACATTGATACGAATGAAGCACAAGTTTTACTTCTAGAAGGTATGGATCGGGTTCTCCCTCCTTTCGCAACAGCATTATCAAAAGAAGCAGAAGCGTCTCTCACAAAGTTAGGTGTTGCCGTACATACAAAAACACTGGTAACGAACATAAATGGTGATATTATTACTCTGAAGCAAGGCGATGAGTTCCAACAGATTGCCGCTAAGACAGTGTTGTGGGCCGCAGGTGTCAAAGCTTCTCCTCTGGGTAAGTTACTGACAGAACGTACAGGGGCTGAGTGCGATCGCGCTGGAAGAGCGATCGTTGAGCCTGATTTAAGTATCAAAGGATTTTCCAATATTTTTGTGATTGGTGACTTAGCACATTTTGCCCATCAGAATGGCAAACCTCTACCTGGTGTTGCGCCTGTAGCCATGCAGGAAGGACAGTATGTTGCTACATTAATTAAACAGCGCCTGAAAGGTAAAACACTGCCACAGTTTTCCTATACTGATATGGGTAGCTTAGCAGTGATCGGACAGAATGCTGCCGTTGTAGACTTGGGTTTTGCCAAATTTACAGGTTTTGTAGCATGGTTATTCTGGCTTGTTGTTCACATCTATTTCTTAATTGAGTTTGACAACAAGCTCTTGGTCATGATTCAGTGGGGCTGGAACTATTTCACCCGCAAACGTGGGGCTAGATTGATTACTGGTAAGGAAATGCAACCTGATGGTAATAGGTACTACGGATCGGCAAATGATAGACAGTTGGTTAGTGGTTAG
- a CDS encoding AAA-like domain-containing protein, translating into MTGIYSAHLRRQLAILQKSQELAGAFRQVIAATTSIELDRILAFQKLS; encoded by the coding sequence ATGACTGGAATTTATAGTGCTCACTTGCGCCGACAGTTAGCAATTTTGCAAAAGTCTCAAGAATTAGCAGGAGCATTTAGACAGGTGATTGCTGCTACTACAAGTATAGAATTAGATCGCATATTAGCGTTTCAAAAGCTATCATAA
- a CDS encoding class I fructose-bisphosphate aldolase, which translates to MITTLSAPNSIESLLGKEADDLLTYKAKVSKDLLHLPGPDFVDRVWLSSDRNPQVLRNLQTLYSTGRLANTGYLSILPVDQGIEHSAGASFAPNPIYFDPENIVKLAIEGGCNAVATTLGVLGAVSRKYAHKIPFILKINHNELLTYPNQFDQVMFASVEQAWNLGAVAVGATIYFGSDQSTRQIQEVSQAFKRAHDLGMVTILWCYLRNNAFKQDQDYHLAADLTGQGNHLGVTIEADIIKQKLPESNNGYGAVAQGTGKSYGKTNERVYTDLTTDHPIDLTRYQVLNCYSGRAGLINSGGASGKNDFAEAVRTAIINKRAGGTGLISGRKTFQRPFDEGVKIFHLIQDIYLSSEVTIA; encoded by the coding sequence ATGATAACAACGCTGTCTGCGCCTAATTCGATTGAGTCCTTGTTGGGTAAAGAAGCTGACGACTTGCTCACCTACAAGGCAAAAGTTTCTAAAGATCTATTGCATCTACCAGGACCAGACTTTGTAGATCGAGTTTGGCTGAGTAGCGATCGCAACCCCCAAGTTTTGCGGAATTTGCAGACCCTCTATTCTACCGGACGTCTTGCTAACACTGGGTATTTATCGATTCTCCCTGTAGATCAAGGAATTGAACACTCAGCAGGTGCATCTTTTGCGCCCAATCCTATCTACTTTGACCCAGAAAATATTGTCAAGCTGGCAATAGAAGGAGGTTGCAACGCTGTTGCTACAACATTAGGAGTGTTAGGGGCTGTTTCCCGCAAATATGCTCACAAAATTCCCTTTATTCTCAAAATTAATCATAACGAACTGTTGACTTATCCCAATCAATTTGACCAGGTTATGTTTGCCTCAGTTGAACAAGCTTGGAATTTGGGTGCAGTTGCAGTCGGTGCGACAATTTATTTCGGTTCAGACCAGTCTACCAGACAAATTCAAGAAGTCAGCCAAGCTTTTAAACGTGCTCATGACTTGGGAATGGTGACTATTCTATGGTGTTACTTGCGGAATAATGCCTTCAAGCAAGACCAAGATTATCACCTAGCAGCTGATTTGACAGGACAGGGAAATCACTTGGGTGTGACGATTGAAGCTGACATTATCAAACAAAAGTTGCCAGAAAGTAACAATGGATATGGAGCCGTTGCCCAGGGAACTGGAAAGAGTTACGGTAAAACCAACGAGCGAGTTTATACTGACTTAACCACAGACCATCCAATTGATTTAACTCGTTACCAAGTTCTAAATTGTTACTCCGGGCGTGCAGGGCTAATTAATTCTGGAGGGGCTTCTGGAAAAAATGACTTTGCAGAAGCAGTTCGCACAGCTATTATCAACAAACGTGCTGGCGGAACGGGGCTAATTTCTGGCAGAAAGACATTTCAACGTCCTTTTGACGAAGGCGTGAAGATATTTCACCTCATCCAAGATATCTATTTATCTTCTGAAGTGACCATAGCTTAG